Part of the Hevea brasiliensis isolate MT/VB/25A 57/8 chromosome 16, ASM3005281v1, whole genome shotgun sequence genome is shown below.
ACAGTGCTGCTTGCATGGCCATGTACTCTTTCATGGATGGTTTTTCGGGACATAATCAGATCCTCATGGATTTGATAGATAAAGCAAAGACAGCTTTTATCACTGAATGGGGGACTAATTGTTATAAGGTCATGCCTTTTAGGCTAAAAAATGCTAGTGCGACTTATCAGAGAATGGCTATTATGTTatttcatgacatgatgcacaaagaagttgaagtatatgtggatgacatggcagtaaaatccccaactagggagagacattttgaggcattagaaaagttctttcagagggtcatcaagtataaattgagactgaaccctagcaagtgtgtgtttggggtcaCTTCAGGCAAGCTGTTAGGGCATATGATCAGTAGAAAAGGGATTGAGGTTGACCCAGATAAGGTGAAGGCAAACCAGGAGATGTCAGCCCCAAGAACAGAAAAAGAGATTAGAGGTTTCTTAGgaaaattacagtacatcagtagGTTCATAGCTAGGCTCACAACTACCTGTGAACCAATTTTTAAGCTACTAAGAAAGAATCAACCAGTGGTGTGGAATGAGCAATGTCAAGAGGCATTTGAAAAGATAAAGCAGTACCTGAGCAATCCACCAATTTTTTCACCACCCATCCCTAGCATCCCTCTAATCCTCTACCTATCAGTGGAAAACATGGCCTTGGGGGCAATGTTGGCACAAGAAGTAGAGAATATAGAGAGAGCCATCTATTACATCAGTAAGAAACTCCTTGCTTATGAGGAGAATTATTCACTAATAGAAAAAACACATGCAGGTGTAGTATGGGCAACTAAGAAGTTAAGGCACTACTTTCAGACCTATCGAGTTATTGTAGTATCCCGGATGGATCCTTTAAAGTACCTATTTGAAGTACCGACGCTAGTTgaaaaattggccaaatggttGGTCCTACTGTCTGAATTTTATATTGTGTATGAGACTCGAAAAACCATCAAAGGGCGTGTAGTGGCCGAATTTCTTTCTGAAAATCTAGTTAATGAAGAGGAAGAAGTCGAAACAGCCTTCTCGGATGAGAGTCTTAAGCTAGTAGAGGTCCAGCCATGGAAAATGTACTTTGATGGGGCCATGAATAAGAGCGGAGCCGGTATAGGGGCAGTTTTTGGAAGCACCGAATGGAGAACAATTGTTAATGTCAAAAAGGCTATGTTTCCCAACCACTAATAATATTGCAGAATATGAGGTTTGCATTTGTAGCATAGAGGCATTAATAGCTGTTGGGGCTAAAAAAGTGGAGGTGTTTGGAGATTCAATGCTAGTAGTTTCCCATATTAAAGGTGAAtgggaattgaaagaagaaaagttgaggccATACCTGGAGTATGCTAAGAAACTATTATTTAGCTTTGAGGAAGTGACAATGAAACACATGCCTAGAGCTCAGAACCAAATGGCTGATGCTCTAGCCACGCTAGCATCCTTATGGGAGAAGGGTGATCAGAAGTTGAACCAGCCAGTTATCCTGATGAGGAGTAGAATCCCATGCTATGAAGGGTTAATAATAGCACATTTAGATCTAGAAGATGAGATGAAATGGTATGAGGACAAAAGAAGATATTTAGAGGTAAGAGAATACCCACAGTCAGCCAATAGTagggatagagctacaattcgtagattagccactcagttcACTTTGGCTGGGGGGCAACTCTACAAAAGGTTCTTCGAAGGACTATTGCTCTTGTGTGTGACAAAAAAGCAGTCTGAGCAGATAATGGAGGAAGTACATGCAGGAGTGTGTGGTCCTCACATGAACGGAAGGGTATTAGCGGGCAAAATTTTAAGATTGGGCTATTACTGGTCTACCATGGATACCGACTGCGCTAAATTTGTGAAAAGATGCCATGAGTGCCAAattcatgggaatttgaatcacCTACTGTCTAGTGAACTCTACAGTATGACTTCACCGTGGCCATTCTCAATATGGGGCATAGACATTATTGGGAAGATTTCTCCCACGGCttctaatggccatagatttatcattgtggcaattgactatttcaccaagtgggttgaagctgaatcttataaagtagtaggggccaagcagataagtaagtttgtgcgaaagaacttgatttgcaggtttggggtaccccatgagatagtatcagataacggcagccagttcaaaggtgatttcttagaattaattaccgaattcaagattaagcatcACAAGTCTTCACCGTACAGGCCACAGactaatggagcagtagaagcagcAAATAAGAATGTGAAAACCATTTTGAGAAAAATGGTTGAAACCTAGAAGGATTGGCCTGATAAGCTCCCTTATGCTCTTTGGGGTTATCGCACTACTACAAGAACATCCACAggggcaactccattctctttagtgtatgggactgaagcagtgctacccattgagttagaggtcaaatccttgagagtgatgctagaagctaagatttcgaaaaatgagtgggcccagaaaagatatgaagaactagctttgattgatgagaagaggatgcgagccttgtatcatatgcggGCTTATCAAAGAAAGATAGcaagggcctttaataagaaggtgaagccaagaaagatcaaagagggagacatggttttgaaacaagctcggcccatcctttttgatccaagaggaaagttcaAGCCAAattgggatggtccatacatagtcaaaaagatcttgtcaggaggtgctgtaagaatatcagacctggatgggaatgaatttcaagaaccagtcaacttagacaagctcaaacggtactttgtgtgagataggcccgctaggctgtaaacttacaaaagacggtctaggcaaaagtaagggtcaaaaaaaaaaagctagatTGAAAACTTGCGAAAGGAGgtttaggcaaaaggagagatgagagaagatctggatggaaaacctgaaaaggtcattcagtaggttataaagcttatttctaactttggaaggttagaaatttggcaaaacctaatgtaagagggagtaatggtgtacctgaataaataaagaatttttttattgcattaactaggaatggattttatttaattatgatcgcgaatgtttgtgccttgagggatacatcaaatgattaagtaattgaactgcattgttttgatttaatctatgccttctaaaaaaaaaaaaaaaagggagcttgctaggtggaaaacccgaaagggccgcttaggcaaaagagagtaagcccgctgagatgaaaatccaaaaggacatttcaggcaaaagttagggcacagagaatggagttcatgaaagagaaatgagtcaagatagaaaccatggggggagagaagaaaaaaagaaaaatcagagagaaattgtattgtgaccttaaggaagtcttttttagtgaacaattcttctaaaaaactttgaggctataagaaagtttttTGCAAAAAGAAatcccccagaggactaagttttttttagaatctttagtaaaatcagcatgcccataataggaagtagcatacaggaaacataaaaatcaaagagaattttgagacccaatcattctaaatttttcaaatcatgacagatattttttggtaagtccttagacgttgtttagggcgcatgacatagttgtgtaaggcatagaagaacatgcatcaacatgtcacctatgggtgtgtaaggcgtagaataatatgcatcaccatagtttcaattgtcgaactacgagggggtctaattcttcctcaggatagcgagggggatagtaggtagtttaggaccgcggtcctaaatacgaacccacaacatttcatgacagatattttttggtaagtccttagacgttgtttagggcatatggcatagttgtgtaaggtgtagaagaacacgcattaacatgtcacctgtaggtgtgtaaggcatagaagaacatgcatcaccacagtttcaagtgtcgaactatgagtgggtttaattcttcctcaggataatgagggggatacgtaggtagtttaggactgcggtcctaaatacgaatccacaacatttcaaatcacacagttatcactgttatgagaccgtagctagtctcatgacgcagagtgtattgacagagcaagatacactcatttttcacatgacacaattattactgttatgagaccgtagctagtctcataacatagagtatgtcaacCGAGTAAGATATACTTGattctcatagccaatgttttatagttattagaaatttgagtttcactttgatgaaacttgagcaatgctttcgcattgatttcaactttcgccaaagtggggggcaaactgtagacccttattttgtgatgagtatgtgcattgaggccgtgggaaactcgatgatgaaaaattatatgactgtaagatgtattggaggcatggagctgaattattaattccgtggcatgatcttaaaaaaataaaaaataataataaagttttggggaaattaatttaattaaatttaaataaaattttattttgtttaaatttaatatgggtagttcttaaatggatctaattaagtttaattaggctctatgggcctaagaaagcctagttaggaattttaaatgggacccatttaattattttctaaaaattaaaataacaaaatatctctcacCTCCttagccccactctcttcctcactccctattggtgccttccattttttcctgtcttcctattgattgaaacacctcacccatatcccagtcttatttgaattctgcaatcatagttgtttaagtcatctaaactttatcaccctaagactccaaatcctaccacacctcttcctcattccctattggtgccttccattttttcctgtcttcctattggttgaaacacctcacccatatcccagtcttattcgaattttgcaatcgtagttgtttaagtcatctaaactttatcaccctaagactccaaatcctaccacacctcttcctcattccctattggtgccttccattttttcctgtcttcttattggttgaaacacctcacccatatcccagtcttattcaaattctgcaattgtagttgtttaagtcatctaaactttatcatcctaagactccaaaccctatcacacctctttcctaaaaccctataaataccctactagagaagggaagaaggggatgatgggaggaaacaggaagagaaaattcagagctataaaaaatttagagatatttaagactctttgagttcttccttatttctttttttcttcaagaagattttcatacaagatttctggaaggtcagtttttattgttttattttcaagatctatgccacacaatattttaattctatgctctttgtcttcaatttattttatatgttcatataagatcatgtaatcatgtttaatttgaggggatacacaactctgcacatgtttagtttctgtctctcgtacttttattatttttctttattttttttattttttattacaaacaaaattggtaagtagccctaaggtaagtaccaaagagggcatttgcgcagagtttatatggagctaaacgagagtaagccagggatatcattgccatactagaagagaaaacccttttttaagggtagcttgccccaatggcaactgcatttaccaacaggtaagtaactctaaacttatcgaataaccattggcatgaaattgtagtaataatagaacttttatttggtaaattaaaattaaccttgtttttaatttaactgacttttgcatgtaattaatttaaataaatactttgtaaattaaaattaatcttgtttgtaaattaaactaacattggcatgtaaataaatttaatttaatatttggtaattgtaaaataaatttgcatgttagaaatctttattaggttgtgattgtttgggccttatgtgatattagaataaattacacatgtacataattaacttagttcaattatccttagggtaacttggtgaaaattaattaattagattaaatagaaacatagggttatttgaaattgaatttgtttgtaaattaaattctcaataataaattaattttagtcatctggtaaatatcatttaaataattagcaaccccatagataggaattacttgtgcatgaaaattgtgtgtaaacaacaacccttttgtgaattacttgcgtgtgtaggattagaattgcattttttaggataaagtttaataaaagaataataaacaagacttctagaaacattagtagaggattggcactcgaatcaatgaggttagaccaggcataagggatgcctaacaccttccccttacgtacccactatctcgaacctagacattgggctatggtaatgacggttgtggaaactctgcaagaagtaagttgccatccatgaccctcggaagaaacactgaatatgtcccggttattacccgggtggcgactcctgtcaatctatgccttcgtggtataaatccttagtaccgtggtagtgttatgggaagacggtacttaccagtggtttgattctattaggattgtgtgaagtgcatgtctaggaaatgctgtctaaggaggtggtatttaagtgagacattgtgactccaccatctttcctgggcattacctggtgcattttatataattccaatggatgatatttcgcctcacgcttgACCTCCTAcacctacacaaggagatttctctccattaattcatatttatgattcaattgtactatatgtatcaaatatttgagcagttgtatgtactgataaaatatttcaaattcacagttcaaaatttactttaaaacaattgctctgataccattaaacatgtcacaccctaccccacagtaagatgtaacatgatcccgtagtacatctaatgaattaccgtactttgcctaccaataacccattaaatatactacaaaggattttaaaacaattttcttacttttcgatgGTGGCGAGCACTTTAGGtaggaattaaaaaattttacttaaagtttaaagactagttaaaatttttgtccatttttatttttacacaaattttagaaaatttttggcagagtgtcgtctatatttgagaaaaatagttcttcaaacacctgtaaaaacacttccaatgttttcaaaacaaccacaactccaatacactcattttcatatcctcattcatcacaatcaattcaattcacttatcaaaccaaactcatcataaaagaaaccgtccataattttcaatttccaaaagaaagtaaataatacattcattaaggtactaaaattattgttacaactaaatttgcattttcattacacacccaaaataacattttaaaagttttatacatctgctaaaataatttacacacatatatttacatgcatattcAAAATCTACTATGCAAGGGTaaacctataatatacccgaagctaatcccaatgagtctttaAGGTACAGCtgcaggaatctcactcaactgctttatctctactctcacctacgacagcatacaaagctatcgctgagtggtgaactcagtggtgcacaactataatttaaaatgtaatacaacatacattgacaataattataccaaaaattttggaatctcaaaacttaaccaatttccaaatgtcaaaattttcattgccaataataatagtcacttgttaaaataaccttgatcaaaatttcaaattgtcaaatcacaactgaacaataaaaatagttcctgcaattatggaaataaacaattattttaacaaaatcatttatgtacaatctcatttaaaatcacaatttcttatcaatcaaaatccattctttatctcactaactatgcaagactactccgaaagggccatcttcggggtgattctaactccctatgattaGGGAGgttgaatcgggattctaactccctatggtcggggaggtcgaatcattgggtacaatacacaacacaataataaaaCTTTCGACGGGTTAAtaacaaaaacttagatctaatgtaacacccctattacaCTCTTCCGGAGACCGGTGTTGgttcagacaattaagaggattagaactatgtttaagacacctagagaagccttgaacacaaataattagtaattgtcaaatagttaagtataaataagaaaaacagaacataaaaagttaaatgagctgagagtcacagcgattggtgatcttctcgggaatgactgcgaagtcgatttaaactcaaatttcgaaccgtaaaatgtgacgttgcggaccttaggactattgcgaacacagtggaaaagagaaaatcacgaaaaagtattgttaagcaggtcaaataattaggtcagggatccagaagaaatattaaattatttgcaaaccgagtcaaaccggcgaggggcaatttggtcaattgacccccggagctgactcctgacctgactgtcaaataaaatcagagaaaagaaaattttgggatcaagaattaaattaaaagaaccaaagaaaaataaatgaaaaagaaaaaaaggggggggggggggaaagaaaaagttgaaaaaagtgaaaaggtttattacatcatgcatgacatcatgcatgatgctataaatttaataactaaaaaatttgaaattttcattaGATAATTGAGGATTAAGTTAGATTAAAAatgtataaaagaaaagaaaagaaaaaaaaatgaaagttaaaacaAATGATGACATCAACATGCATGACATAATGTATGacataataaaactataattttaaaattgaaaaaatttggaTGATTACTTATAAAGtaaccaattaaaattaaaaagagaaatttTGTCATCTTCCATTTCATTTTGCCGTCCCTTCTTCATCCTCACTCCTCTCTCTCATTTTActtttcctttcttccattaaagctctctttgagcttttgaaaccctaaaaCTAACCCAAAATTGTTTTAATTTCTCCAACAAAAACTCTTAAGTagacctagaaaagaagattgaagaaggaattgggaaggaaagtggagagatttgaagatttggaattcaaagtaaaggttagtgattttccttcaaatttgttctatttttatgagttagatgcataaaataaattgaaattgatgaaattatgtaaagaaactTGGAAATTTATTCATGTATGGACTTATGGGAAATTTGACAGCCATGGGACTAGTGAGGTTTATGGTGTTTTAGTAGAATTAAAGGTGAATGGGAGCTTGAATGAGTAGAGtgattatgtttatatactttgaatgaataaaatgtaataaaattagtgagttagggttttagacctagggtttgggagacaaaatttggagaaatggtcaaatggtgtgtttgaccttgtttgagctgaaaaatggtcatatgtgaccaattgtggtgtgtaggaagtgttggaattgagtttaaattcggattggttataggcattctgcaggcagcaggaccaaggtccctttcagggaccaaaactaaaattttaccaacccaattggtttgaggccaattgggaatgaaactagacacaaaatggcacatttttcatttaggaatcatgcccaaaaagtaaccataacttagtgaacaaattgaccaaatccggaattgggtgttctgacctatacaaaaatgaccaaatgaacaatgtttgttcatttggccataacttgggtttggcaagtttaaatgacctgaaattttaccaatagaaagctaagatatagacctaaaatttcatgacgaacacaaacccaaattatgcccttaaccaagtcattttgccacccaaaattggtgacctaaaactgccagaaccagttttggtgcccaaaaaatctgggttaggccaatccagcCAGGcctgttcaaatggctataacttgaggtacaaaactccaaatggagtgattcaaaaagggaaataaagttaagacaataaggaacaatttctatgaagaaaatttgcaCAAATtttaatagcaacatgaccaatggaatagtgcaaaataggttaccaaaactgaaattttgaaagtttgcctaaaagacttaagttttgagaaaatgaccaaaatcaacaagttaggtgaccaaaatgtggtatgtgggtataattggatttcccatactgaTTAAGCATaagaagtcaatattttgacttgaatagtaccatgaatagtaacttcgaaatcaaaattttcaagaacgttagtttaaacatatttgggctagaattaagtatttatgaattaattattagatttattgtgagataagatactgaaacactataaattgcatgtttcagctgaaagagacctggaaaaggatagggcaaactgattcaaggcctagaggcgactcacgtcaggtttgtgcacaataaaccttaatttatcgttttctcatagaaaatttgtttagttatgcattgtgaaattattgtgttaattatgggttttgagaactattgtgtcgccactttgggaatggaaatttgactttagaaattgattgtgttttgcataaaatatttgaataacttaatttaaattgtttttaatccaCACTAGGGATGAcagtattaatatgttcctcctccacatgtggggtgagtttgatatttgacttcccagtctgaggggtgagtttggatgagtactcattagctagttagccgcctccctcattgatttcgattagtggggtgagtttgccttgtcgtggtgtaca
Proteins encoded:
- the LOC131174598 gene encoding uncharacterized protein LOC131174598 translates to MPGIGRDIVQHKIPTDPNMRPVKQKKRRLRPEWEEKIAQELKKLIEADFIEVIEYPEWLANIVPVPKKDGRVRMCVDYRDLNKATPKDDFPLPHIDVLIDSAACMAMYSFMDGFSGHNQILMDLIDKAKTAFITEWGTNCYKVMPFRLKNASKLLGHMISRKGIEVDPDKVKANQEMSAPRTEKEIRGFLGKLQYISRFIARLTTTCEPIFKLLRKNQPVVWNEQCQEAFEKIKQYLSNPPIFSPPIPSIPLILYLSVENMALGAMLAQEVENIERAIYYISKKLLAYEENYSLIEKTHAGVVWATKKLRHYFQTYRVIVVSRMDPLKYLFEVPTLVEKLAKWLVLLSEFYIVYETRKTIKGRVVAEFLSENLVNEEEEVETAFSDESLKLVEVQPWKMYFDGAMNKSGAEYEVCICSIEALIAVGAKKVEVFGDSMLVVSHIKGEWELKEEKLRPYLEYAKKLLFSFEEVTMKHMPRAQNQMADALATLASLWEKGDQKLNQPVILMRSRIPCYEGLIIAHLDLEDEMKWYEDKRRYLEVREYPQSANSRDRATIRRLATQFTLAGGQLYKRFFEGLLLLCVTKKQSEQIMEEVHAGVCGPHMNGRYDFTVAILNMGHRHYWEDFSHGF